A stretch of the Desulfocurvus vexinensis DSM 17965 genome encodes the following:
- the purB gene encoding adenylosuccinate lyase: MIDRYTRPEMGSLWTQENRFRVWLEVELAVCEAWNRLGVIAEADMATIRAKADFDLPRILEIEEQTRHDVIAFLTAVEEKVGPAARFIHLGCTSSDIVDTANAVLLDRAGRIIARSLDELLAVLRDMAHQHKGLLCMGRTHGIHAEPTSYGLKLAGFYAEMRRHQERFAAAWQGVRVGKISGAVGTYAHLNPEVERLACEILGLGVDPISTQIIQRDRHAAFFTALALLAGGVERLCVELRHLQRTEVLEVEEGFAKGQKGSSAMPHKRNPISAENLTGLSRLLRTNALAAMENQALWHERDISHSSVERVIMPDSTILADYVLSRLTGVLRRLRVIPANIERNLKGSYGLFYSQRVLMALLEETGLGRQEAYEIVQRVAMRCWEQGLQFPEQARADADIARLLPPGKLDEVFDSGYYLRHEDMIFNRVFGS; this comes from the coding sequence ATGATCGACCGCTACACCCGCCCCGAGATGGGCAGCCTGTGGACCCAGGAAAACCGCTTCCGGGTCTGGCTGGAAGTGGAACTGGCCGTGTGCGAGGCCTGGAACCGCCTGGGCGTCATCGCCGAAGCCGACATGGCCACGATCCGCGCCAAGGCCGACTTCGACCTGCCGCGCATCCTGGAGATCGAGGAGCAGACCCGCCACGACGTCATCGCCTTCCTCACGGCGGTGGAGGAGAAGGTCGGCCCCGCCGCGCGCTTCATCCACCTGGGCTGCACGTCCTCGGACATCGTGGACACGGCCAACGCCGTACTGCTGGACCGCGCCGGGCGCATCATCGCCCGCAGCCTGGACGAGCTGCTGGCCGTGCTCAGGGACATGGCCCACCAGCACAAGGGCCTGCTGTGCATGGGCCGCACCCACGGCATCCACGCCGAGCCCACCAGCTACGGCCTGAAGCTGGCCGGGTTCTACGCCGAGATGCGCCGCCACCAGGAGCGCTTTGCCGCCGCCTGGCAGGGCGTGCGCGTGGGCAAGATTTCCGGGGCCGTGGGCACCTACGCCCACCTGAACCCCGAGGTGGAACGCCTGGCCTGCGAAATCCTGGGCCTGGGGGTGGACCCCATCTCCACCCAGATCATCCAGCGCGACCGCCACGCGGCGTTCTTCACCGCCCTGGCGCTGCTGGCCGGGGGCGTGGAGCGGCTGTGCGTGGAGCTGCGCCACCTGCAGCGCACCGAGGTGCTGGAGGTGGAGGAGGGCTTCGCCAAGGGCCAGAAGGGCTCCAGCGCCATGCCCCACAAGCGCAACCCCATCTCCGCCGAAAACCTGACGGGCCTGTCGCGCCTGCTGCGCACCAACGCCCTGGCGGCCATGGAGAACCAGGCCCTGTGGCACGAGCGCGACATCAGCCACAGCTCCGTGGAGCGCGTGATCATGCCCGACAGCACCATCCTGGCCGACTACGTGCTGTCCAGGCTGACCGGCGTGCTGCGGCGGCTGCGGGTCATCCCGGCCAACATCGAGCGCAACCTCAAGGGCTCCTACGGGCTGTTCTACTCCCAGCGGGTGCTCATGGCCCTGCTGGAGGAAACCGGCCTTGGCCGCCAGGAGGCCTACGAGATCGTGCAGCGGGTGGCCATGCGCTGCTGGGAGCAGGGCCTGCAGTTCCCCGAGCAGGCCCGCGCCGACGCGGACATCGCCCGGCTGCTGCCCCCCGGGAAACTGGACGAGGTCTTCGACTCCGGGTATTACCTGCGGCACGAGGACATGATCTTCAACCGCGTCTTCGGGAGCTGA
- a CDS encoding L,D-transpeptidase family protein, with amino-acid sequence MRRLCILAALSACLLWAGPATGEGWKANIAGHPSLPHKFLAVDKASQKLHLYARQSPLKELSSYPCTTGQGNGDKQSMGDLRTPEGVYFVEGRMTRPLDWEMYGNLAYPLNYPNPVDRLKGKTGYGIWIHGRGRNIVPRDTRGCVAMNTPDLKVLGQSLDPGTPVVISSELAVRTDAVADAGAARDLEEAVTLVNKWARAWETGSEEFFSYYDPKAYSEAGEGDFERFRAQKRSLFERYAWIRVLAHDVRALAGPDYVVTYFRQYYRSPALVSEGISRLYWMRGAGGGLRIVGREWERTGVTLDGAYLERSRAEIAPVIDAWRKAWERADLAGYMKHFAPGATQGERSGHAIREHKAQLWPVATPKRVVFGSQRYALAPEGIEVTFNQTYAAKGGYEDKGVKTLLMVPHGAGWKILREDWRPL; translated from the coding sequence GTGAGAAGGCTCTGTATCCTCGCTGCTCTGTCGGCCTGCCTGCTCTGGGCGGGCCCGGCCACTGGTGAGGGGTGGAAGGCGAACATCGCCGGGCACCCCAGCCTGCCGCACAAGTTTCTCGCGGTGGACAAGGCGTCGCAAAAGCTGCACCTCTACGCCCGGCAGAGCCCGCTCAAGGAGCTGTCGAGCTACCCCTGCACCACCGGGCAGGGCAACGGCGACAAGCAGTCCATGGGCGACCTGCGCACCCCCGAGGGCGTGTACTTCGTCGAGGGGCGCATGACCCGGCCCCTGGACTGGGAAATGTACGGCAACCTCGCCTACCCCCTGAACTACCCCAACCCGGTGGACCGCCTCAAGGGCAAGACCGGGTACGGCATCTGGATCCATGGCCGGGGCAGGAACATCGTCCCGCGTGACACGCGCGGCTGCGTGGCCATGAATACGCCGGATCTCAAGGTCCTGGGCCAGTCCCTGGACCCGGGCACCCCGGTGGTCATCTCCAGCGAACTGGCCGTGCGCACCGACGCCGTGGCCGACGCCGGGGCCGCCCGCGATCTCGAAGAGGCCGTGACCCTGGTGAACAAATGGGCCCGGGCCTGGGAGACGGGCTCCGAGGAGTTCTTCTCCTACTACGACCCCAAGGCCTACTCCGAGGCGGGTGAAGGGGACTTCGAGCGCTTCAGGGCCCAGAAGCGCAGCCTGTTCGAGCGCTACGCCTGGATCCGCGTCCTGGCCCACGACGTGCGCGCCCTGGCCGGGCCGGATTACGTGGTCACCTATTTCCGGCAGTACTACCGCTCCCCGGCCCTGGTTTCCGAGGGCATCAGCCGCCTGTACTGGATGCGCGGGGCTGGCGGCGGGCTGCGCATCGTGGGCCGCGAGTGGGAGCGCACCGGCGTGACCCTGGACGGCGCCTACCTGGAGCGCTCCAGGGCCGAAATCGCCCCGGTCATCGACGCCTGGCGCAAGGCCTGGGAGCGCGCGGACCTGGCGGGCTACATGAAGCACTTCGCCCCCGGAGCCACCCAGGGCGAGCGCTCGGGCCACGCCATCCGCGAGCACAAGGCCCAGCTGTGGCCCGTGGCCACGCCCAAGCGCGTGGTCTTCGGCTCACAGCGCTACGCCCTGGCGCCCGAAGGCATCGAGGTGACCTTCAACCAGACCTACGCCGCCAAGGGCGGCTACGAGGACAAGGGCGTCAAGACCCTGCTCATGGTGCCCCACGGCGCGGGATGGAAGATCCTTCGCGAAGACTGGAGGCCCCTGTAG
- a CDS encoding MliC family protein codes for MRVDPKRWGRAAALALLGLALCGCAGAPRTAQAPPGPEPRAVAWDCTPGPGLLTTFADDGSMLLEGPDGSVLFQVAVSASGARYVAPGRQFWIKGQEARYETGGGEALCRENRRGSWAVDARRRGATLRATGNEPGWVLEIGPERLFLLLDYGATLLEFPAAPPGAAEGGAGRVWRSRSGGRSLEVLVERRPCTDDMSGEAFDHAVRLVLDGAVLRGCGGETW; via the coding sequence ATGCGCGTGGATCCAAAACGTTGGGGCCGGGCGGCGGCCCTGGCGTTGCTGGGGCTGGCCCTGTGCGGCTGCGCCGGGGCGCCCCGCACGGCCCAGGCCCCGCCCGGGCCCGAGCCGCGAGCCGTGGCCTGGGACTGCACCCCGGGCCCGGGGCTGCTCACGACCTTTGCCGACGACGGCAGCATGCTCCTGGAGGGGCCGGACGGTTCCGTGCTTTTCCAGGTCGCCGTTTCGGCCTCGGGGGCGCGCTATGTGGCCCCGGGGCGGCAGTTCTGGATCAAGGGCCAGGAGGCGCGCTACGAGACGGGCGGCGGCGAGGCGCTGTGCCGCGAGAACCGGCGCGGCTCCTGGGCCGTCGACGCCCGGCGGCGCGGGGCAACCCTGCGCGCCACGGGCAACGAGCCGGGCTGGGTGCTGGAGATCGGGCCCGAGCGGCTGTTCCTGCTCCTGGATTATGGAGCCACGCTGCTGGAGTTCCCCGCCGCCCCGCCCGGGGCGGCGGAGGGCGGGGCGGGGCGCGTCTGGCGTTCCCGGTCCGGGGGCCGCAGCCTGGAGGTCCTTGTGGAGCGCCGCCCCTGCACCGACGACATGAGCGGCGAGGCCTTCGACCACGCCGTGCGCCTGGTGCTGGACGGCGCCGTGCTGCGCGGCTGCGGCGGGGAGACGTGGTGA
- a CDS encoding FmdB family zinc ribbon protein, translated as MPIYEYRCNDCEQIFEEWQRSHTEETVPCPVCGSESHRIISNTSFVLKGTGWYVTDYAKGRSSHGSAKTDAANAGGNGNGSGDAPALAKDGAAQATPPKAEAKAAKPDGAAAQP; from the coding sequence ATGCCGATCTACGAGTACCGCTGCAACGACTGCGAACAGATCTTCGAGGAGTGGCAACGCAGCCACACCGAGGAGACCGTGCCCTGCCCGGTGTGCGGGAGCGAATCCCATCGCATCATTTCCAATACGTCCTTCGTGCTCAAGGGCACGGGCTGGTACGTCACGGACTATGCCAAGGGCCGCTCGAGCCACGGCAGCGCCAAGACCGATGCCGCCAATGCTGGCGGCAACGGCAACGGCAGCGGCGATGCCCCGGCCCTGGCCAAGGACGGAGCCGCGCAGGCCACGCCGCCCAAGGCGGAGGCCAAGGCCGCCAAGCCGGACGGAGCCGCCGCGCAGCCGTAG
- a CDS encoding transglycosylase SLT domain-containing protein, which yields MTLAARWRWLLAGLVLLAVAALLRLGPLAPRGPDADRDGLLDRRLGEQGRPWTGDLPEIRAGRRFVRVLVRYAHPDFYVDGGELRGLEYEMMRAFEAHLNARAARVQDKLALVFVPLERGELLAGLTQGRGDVVAAGLPVPEDPGEGVAYSRPYMEGVSLVVVEGPQAAPLAGLDDLAGRVACVEADGAAGPALASLGRALEARGLAGVRVRRAEPYMGAGDVLELVHAGAWPRAVVELHLARLWAEALPGLRVREDLPVGRNLTLGWAVRDSSPELLRALNAFAATVRQGSLLGNVLRQRYLAPGAGPGPRPGEEDLGRLSDLTPHLRRAAEAHGFDWLRLAALAYQESRLRQDKTSPAGAVGVMQVLPSTARATGAAADIATPEGNILAGTAYLAHLRDEVFAEPGLEDAARMDFVLAAYNAGPTRIQDLRRQAPDHGLDPDRWFGAVEHLAARTIGRETVDYVLGVNKNYFILAGLAEHMSRREERR from the coding sequence GTGACGCTGGCGGCGCGCTGGCGCTGGCTGCTGGCGGGCCTGGTCCTGCTGGCCGTGGCGGCCCTGCTGCGCCTGGGGCCCCTGGCCCCGCGCGGCCCGGACGCCGACCGCGACGGTCTGCTGGACCGGCGCCTGGGCGAGCAGGGCCGGCCCTGGACGGGCGACCTGCCGGAAATCCGCGCCGGGCGGCGGTTCGTGCGCGTGCTCGTCCGCTACGCGCACCCCGACTTCTATGTGGACGGCGGCGAGCTGCGCGGGCTGGAATACGAGATGATGCGGGCCTTCGAGGCGCATCTCAACGCCCGGGCCGCGCGGGTGCAGGACAAGCTGGCCCTGGTCTTCGTGCCCCTGGAGCGCGGGGAGCTGCTGGCGGGCCTGACCCAGGGCCGGGGCGACGTGGTGGCCGCCGGGCTGCCCGTGCCCGAGGACCCCGGGGAGGGCGTGGCCTACAGCCGCCCCTACATGGAGGGGGTGTCCCTGGTGGTGGTCGAGGGCCCGCAGGCCGCACCCCTGGCCGGGCTGGACGATCTGGCCGGGCGGGTGGCCTGCGTGGAGGCGGACGGCGCGGCGGGCCCGGCCCTGGCCAGCCTGGGCCGCGCCCTGGAGGCCCGGGGCCTGGCCGGGGTGCGCGTGCGCCGGGCCGAGCCTTACATGGGCGCGGGCGACGTGCTGGAACTGGTCCATGCCGGGGCCTGGCCCCGGGCGGTGGTGGAGCTGCACCTCGCGCGGCTCTGGGCCGAAGCGCTTCCCGGGCTGCGGGTGCGCGAGGACCTGCCCGTGGGCCGGAACCTGACCCTGGGCTGGGCCGTGCGCGACTCCAGCCCGGAGCTGCTGCGGGCCCTGAATGCTTTCGCGGCCACGGTGCGCCAGGGTTCGCTGCTGGGCAACGTGCTGCGCCAGCGCTATCTGGCTCCCGGGGCCGGGCCGGGCCCGCGCCCGGGCGAAGAGGACCTGGGGCGCCTGAGCGACCTGACGCCGCACCTGCGGCGCGCCGCCGAGGCGCACGGCTTCGACTGGCTGCGCCTGGCGGCCCTGGCCTACCAGGAATCGCGCCTGCGCCAGGACAAGACCAGCCCGGCGGGGGCCGTGGGGGTGATGCAGGTCCTGCCGTCCACGGCCCGGGCCACGGGCGCCGCAGCGGACATCGCCACCCCCGAGGGCAACATCCTGGCCGGGACGGCCTACCTGGCGCACCTGCGCGACGAGGTCTTCGCCGAGCCCGGGCTGGAGGACGCCGCGCGCATGGACTTCGTCCTGGCTGCCTACAACGCGGGGCCCACGCGCATCCAGGACCTGCGCCGCCAGGCCCCGGACCACGGGCTGGACCCCGACCGCTGGTTCGGCGCCGTGGAGCACCTCGCCGCCCGGACCATCGGCCGCGAAACCGTGGACTACGTGCTGGGGGTCAACAAGAACTACTTCATCCTGGCCGGGCTGGCCGAGCACATGTCGCGGCGCGAGGAGCGCCGCTAG
- a CDS encoding M14/M99 family metallopeptidase, protein MTSIRWRGFCLSLLAALALMALAAPALATELPPRFTFFAGTQYPLDVHFLRGKEPGPTVMVQGGIQGDEVSGYLAAQILTRAQVRKGNLIVIPRANVPTVLAKKRQINVDLNRRFDQDYNTFFEDRLARAIRFLLRRSDAFIHLHEGSGFYHPTYVDGLRNPGRYGQSIIIDTPLYGGRINLAQVATSVLDELNTSIVPAWQFKLFNTDTFSTRTAHPEQRKSLTYHALSEAGIPALAIEVSKNISQLGWKVRQQVRATCLILAQYGVEVEVPDFNEQDVERAQALSVVVNGQPLPPGGEIVLALGPGSRIEASAVRGASLCDAVPAVVAPDRPDQNLVVAPRLALNRIPRLDVLADGDRVGSVRVDWNEAGGPKASGGVLFACWINGELRFVPEGGTLDALEGDQLLLEGVWGATGPEGEVLNLKGYVSQPLGNDGQDAGQEIILDTGAFIGRYLEKAGGGGVLCRVVRETPGMRRSEFALRVLPREIHALRLDGPSGEVVVPWLAGGSVTLPPGRYRLADVWSNGPRDKLLATTGNDLAPWASGFELRPGDNLPLTMRQATTFLPLGSMTLAAGSL, encoded by the coding sequence GTGACGTCTATCCGTTGGCGCGGATTCTGTCTTAGCCTGCTGGCGGCCCTGGCCCTGATGGCCCTGGCCGCGCCTGCCCTGGCCACGGAACTGCCCCCCCGCTTCACGTTCTTCGCCGGAACCCAGTATCCGCTGGACGTGCATTTCCTGCGCGGCAAGGAGCCCGGGCCCACGGTCATGGTCCAGGGCGGTATCCAGGGCGACGAGGTCTCCGGCTACCTGGCGGCCCAGATCCTGACCCGCGCCCAGGTGCGCAAGGGCAACCTGATCGTCATCCCCCGGGCCAACGTGCCCACGGTGCTGGCCAAGAAGCGCCAGATCAACGTGGACCTCAACCGCCGCTTCGACCAGGACTACAACACCTTCTTCGAGGACCGCCTGGCCCGGGCCATCCGCTTCCTGCTGCGCCGCTCCGACGCCTTCATCCACCTGCACGAGGGCTCGGGCTTCTACCACCCGACCTACGTGGACGGCCTGCGCAACCCGGGCCGCTACGGCCAGTCCATCATCATCGACACCCCGCTGTACGGCGGACGCATCAACCTGGCCCAGGTGGCCACCTCGGTGCTTGACGAACTCAACACGTCCATCGTTCCGGCCTGGCAGTTCAAGCTCTTCAACACCGATACCTTTTCCACCCGGACCGCGCACCCCGAGCAGCGCAAGTCGCTGACCTACCACGCCCTGTCCGAGGCGGGCATCCCGGCCCTGGCCATCGAGGTCAGCAAGAACATCAGCCAGCTGGGCTGGAAGGTTCGCCAGCAGGTGCGCGCCACCTGCCTGATCCTGGCTCAGTACGGGGTCGAGGTCGAGGTGCCCGACTTCAACGAGCAGGACGTGGAACGCGCGCAGGCTCTGTCGGTGGTGGTCAACGGCCAGCCCCTGCCCCCGGGGGGTGAGATCGTCCTGGCCCTGGGTCCGGGCAGCCGCATCGAGGCCAGCGCCGTGCGCGGGGCCTCGCTGTGCGACGCCGTCCCCGCCGTGGTCGCCCCCGACCGGCCCGACCAGAACCTCGTGGTCGCGCCGCGCCTGGCCCTGAACCGCATTCCCCGGCTGGACGTGCTGGCCGACGGCGACCGGGTGGGCAGCGTGCGCGTGGACTGGAACGAGGCTGGCGGCCCTAAGGCCTCAGGCGGGGTGCTGTTCGCCTGCTGGATCAACGGGGAGCTGCGCTTCGTGCCCGAGGGCGGCACCCTGGACGCCCTGGAGGGCGACCAGCTCCTGCTGGAGGGAGTCTGGGGCGCCACCGGGCCCGAGGGCGAGGTGCTCAACCTCAAGGGCTACGTGAGCCAGCCCCTGGGCAACGACGGCCAGGACGCCGGGCAGGAGATCATCCTCGACACCGGGGCCTTCATCGGGCGGTATCTGGAAAAGGCCGGAGGCGGGGGCGTGCTGTGCCGCGTGGTCCGCGAAACGCCCGGCATGCGCCGCTCCGAATTCGCGCTGCGGGTCCTGCCGCGCGAGATCCACGCCCTGCGCCTGGACGGGCCGTCCGGCGAGGTGGTGGTGCCCTGGCTGGCCGGGGGCAGCGTGACCCTGCCCCCGGGCCGCTACCGGCTGGCCGACGTGTGGAGCAACGGCCCGCGCGACAAGCTGCTGGCCACCACGGGCAACGACCTGGCCCCGTGGGCTTCCGGCTTCGAACTGCGCCCGGGCGACAACCTGCCCCTGACCATGCGCCAGGCCACCACCTTCCTGCCCCTGGGCAGCATGACCCTGGCCGCCGGTTCGCTCTAG
- the pyrE gene encoding orotate phosphoribosyltransferase — protein sequence MQQIRRDLARLLKEKSYREGDFTLTSGRKSDYYFDCKQTALHPQGAWLLGRLFLELLKDYAIKGVGGMTLGADPLVSAVTVVSYTEGRPLPGFIVRKQPKGHGTNQYLEGMANFAPGDKVVLLEDVVTTGGTLQKALERVRAEGLEVVGVLCVLDREEGGRENLARAGYELTSIFTRSELLHAAAD from the coding sequence ATGCAGCAGATTCGGCGCGACCTGGCCCGGCTCCTCAAGGAAAAGTCCTACCGGGAAGGCGATTTCACCCTGACCTCGGGCCGCAAGAGCGACTACTATTTCGACTGCAAGCAGACGGCCTTGCACCCCCAGGGCGCCTGGCTGCTGGGGCGGTTGTTCCTTGAACTTCTCAAAGATTATGCTATCAAAGGCGTAGGGGGCATGACCCTGGGCGCGGACCCGCTGGTCAGCGCCGTGACGGTGGTCTCCTACACCGAGGGCCGCCCCCTGCCCGGGTTCATCGTGCGCAAGCAGCCCAAGGGCCACGGCACCAACCAGTACCTCGAAGGCATGGCCAACTTCGCCCCCGGCGACAAGGTCGTGCTGCTGGAAGACGTGGTGACCACCGGGGGCACGTTGCAGAAGGCCCTGGAGCGCGTGCGCGCCGAGGGGCTGGAGGTGGTCGGCGTGCTGTGCGTGCTCGACCGCGAGGAGGGCGGGCGCGAAAACCTGGCCCGGGCCGGATACGAGCTGACGTCCATCTTCACCAGGAGTGAACTGCTCCATGCGGCTGCCGACTAG
- a CDS encoding aldehyde ferredoxin oxidoreductase family protein, with translation MKLLRIDTAKRTWKFEEMGAYAGLGGRALTSRIVNTEVPADSHPLSGENKLVIAPGILTGTLAANSGRISVGAKSPLTGGIKESNSGGLVSQKLAKLGIGGVVLEGKPAADAPFMIVKIDKDGVSITDAPGDVLTDNYAYAAALDAQFGGKACVALAGPAACQCLKASTIQFTDPEGRPARSAGRGGLGAVMGSKKVKAIVFDDKGAPGVEYADKEAFKAASKKWVDILRNHPVTSQGLPTYGTAVLVNVLNEAGGLPTKNFRFGSFEHAADISGEKMHEVITARGGKTTEGCHPGCIIQCSQCYLDAKGQYLTSGFEYETLWAMGAATLIHDLDIIAQMDRVCDEKGIDTIEMGNTIAVAMEGGLIPWGDGPAALALLKKVGTADPMGRIIGNGVVFTGDALGVDRLPVVKNQSMPAYDPRAVKGVGVTYATSPMGADHTAGYAVAQNILKVGGDIPPHGKQGQVEVSKALQIATAAVDSAGFCLFVAFAVLDSAEALDVVADMLTARFGQKFTVADILGLGEAVLKDELAFNARAGFTKKDDNLPRWMREALPPHNVVWDFTEDELQGAKVG, from the coding sequence ATGAAGCTGCTGCGCATCGACACGGCCAAGCGCACGTGGAAGTTCGAGGAAATGGGTGCCTACGCGGGCCTGGGGGGGCGCGCCCTGACCTCGCGCATCGTCAACACCGAGGTGCCCGCCGACAGCCACCCCCTGTCCGGCGAGAACAAGCTGGTCATCGCCCCGGGCATCCTGACCGGCACCCTGGCCGCCAACTCCGGGCGCATCTCCGTGGGCGCCAAGTCCCCGCTCACCGGCGGCATCAAGGAGTCCAACTCCGGCGGCCTGGTGTCCCAGAAGCTGGCCAAGCTGGGCATCGGCGGCGTGGTGCTCGAGGGCAAGCCCGCCGCGGACGCGCCCTTCATGATCGTCAAGATCGACAAGGACGGCGTGAGCATCACCGACGCCCCCGGCGACGTGCTCACCGACAACTACGCCTACGCCGCCGCCCTGGACGCCCAGTTCGGCGGCAAGGCCTGCGTGGCCCTGGCCGGGCCCGCCGCCTGCCAGTGCCTCAAGGCCTCCACCATCCAGTTCACCGACCCCGAGGGCCGGCCCGCGCGTTCCGCCGGGCGCGGCGGCCTGGGCGCCGTGATGGGCTCCAAGAAGGTCAAGGCCATCGTTTTCGACGACAAGGGCGCCCCGGGCGTGGAATACGCCGACAAGGAGGCCTTCAAGGCCGCCAGCAAGAAGTGGGTGGACATCCTGCGCAACCACCCCGTGACCTCCCAGGGCCTGCCCACCTACGGCACCGCCGTGCTGGTCAACGTGCTCAACGAGGCAGGCGGCCTGCCCACCAAGAACTTCCGCTTCGGCTCCTTCGAGCACGCGGCGGACATCTCCGGCGAGAAGATGCACGAGGTGATCACCGCGCGCGGCGGCAAGACCACCGAGGGCTGCCACCCCGGCTGCATCATCCAGTGCTCCCAGTGCTACCTCGACGCCAAGGGCCAGTACCTCACCTCGGGCTTCGAGTACGAGACCCTGTGGGCCATGGGCGCCGCCACGCTGATCCACGACCTGGACATCATTGCCCAGATGGACCGCGTGTGCGACGAGAAGGGCATCGACACCATCGAGATGGGCAACACCATCGCCGTGGCCATGGAAGGCGGGCTCATCCCCTGGGGTGACGGCCCGGCGGCCCTGGCCCTGCTCAAGAAGGTCGGCACCGCCGACCCCATGGGCCGGATCATCGGCAACGGCGTGGTCTTCACCGGCGACGCCCTGGGCGTGGACCGGCTGCCCGTGGTCAAGAACCAGTCCATGCCCGCCTACGACCCGCGCGCGGTCAAGGGCGTCGGCGTGACCTACGCCACCTCCCCCATGGGCGCCGACCATACCGCCGGCTACGCCGTGGCCCAGAACATCCTCAAGGTCGGCGGGGACATTCCGCCCCACGGCAAGCAGGGCCAGGTGGAAGTGTCCAAGGCCCTGCAGATCGCCACCGCCGCCGTGGATTCGGCAGGCTTCTGCCTGTTCGTGGCCTTCGCCGTGCTCGACAGCGCCGAGGCCCTGGACGTGGTGGCCGACATGCTCACCGCCCGCTTCGGCCAGAAGTTCACCGTGGCCGACATCCTGGGCCTGGGCGAGGCCGTGCTGAAGGACGAGCTGGCCTTCAACGCCCGCGCGGGCTTCACCAAGAAGGACGACAACCTGCCGCGTTGGATGCGCGAGGCCCTGCCGCCGCACAACGTGGTCTGGGACTTCACCGAGGACGAACTCCAGGGCGCCAAGGTGGGCTGA
- the sfsA gene encoding DNA/RNA nuclease SfsA — translation MNAPLLPFPAGCREAAFVRRVKRFSVEARAPGGATLWTHTNNSGSMLGLLRPGAQVLLSPAPGAGRKLKWTLETMDFHGVRVGVNTLTPNRLLRAAHLAGRLPGTRGYTTFRPEAAVGDSRLDARLDGPAGTLYVEAKNVTLVEDGVAAFPDAPTLRGQKHLRELTALAGRGVRVALFCLVQRADCACFGPADYVDPDYAALFWQAVDAGVEIWPYLGLVTARGIDLGPRLPLAPR, via the coding sequence GTGAACGCACCGCTGCTGCCCTTCCCTGCGGGCTGCCGGGAGGCGGCCTTCGTGCGCCGGGTCAAGCGCTTCAGCGTCGAGGCCCGGGCGCCAGGGGGCGCCACGCTCTGGACGCACACCAACAACTCCGGGTCCATGCTCGGGCTGCTGCGGCCCGGGGCGCAGGTGCTGCTCTCCCCGGCGCCCGGAGCCGGGCGCAAGCTCAAGTGGACCCTGGAAACCATGGATTTCCACGGCGTGCGCGTGGGCGTGAACACCCTGACCCCCAACCGCCTGCTGCGCGCCGCGCACCTGGCCGGACGCCTGCCCGGCACCCGGGGCTACACGACCTTCCGCCCCGAGGCCGCAGTGGGCGACTCGCGCCTGGACGCGCGCCTGGACGGCCCGGCGGGCACCCTCTACGTGGAAGCCAAGAACGTGACCCTGGTGGAGGACGGCGTGGCGGCCTTTCCCGACGCGCCGACCCTGCGCGGGCAAAAGCACCTGCGCGAGCTGACGGCCCTGGCGGGCCGGGGCGTGCGTGTGGCCCTGTTCTGCCTGGTGCAGCGCGCCGACTGCGCCTGCTTCGGCCCGGCCGACTACGTGGACCCCGACTACGCCGCCCTGTTCTGGCAGGCCGTGGACGCAGGCGTGGAGATCTGGCCGTACCTGGGCCTGGTCACGGCCCGGGGCATCGACCTGGGCCCCCGGCTGCCCCTGGCGCCGCGCTAG